One Nitrospinota bacterium DNA window includes the following coding sequences:
- a CDS encoding F0F1 ATP synthase subunit epsilon, whose translation MKMKISLEILTPDRQLVREEVDTVTAPGVEGEFGVLPGHTYFITKLGIGMASYSVGSEKKHLSISGGIAEIGPDRVNILTDVAEIPEEIDIERAKAAKERAEARLAGKTDEDVDYTRVWAALQKALARIRLASQRKN comes from the coding sequence ATGAAAATGAAGATAAGTTTAGAGATTCTAACCCCTGATAGACAACTTGTGAGAGAAGAGGTAGATACAGTAACAGCTCCAGGAGTAGAGGGGGAATTCGGCGTTCTTCCTGGCCATACATACTTTATAACTAAGCTCGGTATCGGTATGGCCTCGTATAGTGTTGGTTCTGAAAAAAAACATCTATCAATTAGCGGTGGCATTGCCGAGATTGGACCAGACAGGGTTAATATTCTAACAGATGTTGCTGAAATTCCAGAAGAGATTGACATAGAAAGAGCAAAGGCTGCCAAGGAGAGAGCAGAGGCTCGTTTGGCAGGGAAAACAGATGAGGATGTAGATTATACAAGGGTATGGGCTGCCTTACAAAAGGCACTTGCCAGAATACGCTTAGCCTCACAAAGAAAAAATTAG
- the atpD gene encoding F0F1 ATP synthase subunit beta: MNEGKVTQVIGPVVDIQFERGKLPFIYNAVKIIKDQQEGSGDKEDSITVEVAQHLGENSVRAVSMKPTEGLVRGMRAIDTGEPISVPVGKEILGRVLNVLGEPVDGLGPVNTKERYPIHRPAPDLQEQAIETEMFETGIKAIDLLEPYLKGGKTGLFGGAGVGKTVIVMELIRNIAIEHGGVSVFSGIGERTREGNDLWLEMKHSGVIDKTALIYGQMTEPPGARLRVGLTGLSVAEYFRDVQGQDVLLFIDNIFRFAQAGSEVSALLGRMPSAVGYQPTLATEMGALQERITSTKKGSITSVQAIYVPADDLTDPAPATTFAHLDATTVLSRQIVELGIYPAVDPLDSTSRILDPRVIGEEHYQIAREVQNVLQRYKDLQDIIAILGMDELSEEDKVIVARARKIQRFLSQPFFVAETFTGTPGRYVPLKETVAGFKELISGNLDHIPEQAFYMVGNLDEVLKKSEELKGEKV; encoded by the coding sequence ATGAACGAAGGAAAGGTTACGCAGGTTATTGGTCCAGTTGTTGATATCCAGTTTGAGAGAGGAAAGCTACCTTTCATATACAATGCTGTAAAAATCATTAAAGATCAGCAGGAAGGCTCGGGTGATAAAGAAGATTCTATCACGGTCGAAGTGGCCCAACACTTAGGAGAAAACTCTGTTAGGGCTGTTTCCATGAAGCCTACCGAAGGACTTGTTCGAGGAATGAGGGCTATAGACACAGGAGAACCGATTTCAGTTCCTGTAGGAAAGGAGATCTTGGGGAGGGTCTTAAATGTTTTAGGAGAGCCGGTAGATGGCCTGGGACCAGTAAACACAAAAGAGAGATATCCGATTCATCGTCCAGCTCCTGACCTCCAAGAGCAGGCAATAGAAACGGAGATGTTTGAAACAGGGATTAAGGCAATTGATCTGCTAGAACCTTACTTAAAAGGGGGCAAGACAGGTCTTTTTGGTGGTGCTGGCGTAGGAAAGACCGTTATTGTTATGGAACTGATCAGAAACATTGCCATTGAGCATGGTGGAGTCTCTGTTTTTTCCGGCATTGGGGAGAGGACAAGAGAAGGAAATGACCTCTGGTTAGAGATGAAGCATTCCGGCGTTATAGATAAGACGGCCCTTATTTATGGTCAGATGACAGAACCCCCGGGCGCAAGGCTGAGGGTAGGGCTTACAGGCCTTAGCGTTGCTGAATATTTCAGGGACGTTCAAGGCCAAGACGTGCTTCTTTTTATTGATAATATTTTTAGGTTTGCCCAGGCTGGCTCAGAGGTATCAGCCCTGCTGGGAAGAATGCCTTCTGCAGTTGGCTATCAACCAACGCTGGCCACAGAGATGGGCGCCCTTCAGGAGAGAATTACTTCTACCAAGAAAGGGTCTATTACATCTGTCCAGGCCATATATGTTCCTGCAGACGATCTCACTGACCCTGCACCTGCTACAACCTTTGCCCATTTAGATGCCACCACTGTTTTGTCAAGACAGATAGTAGAGCTGGGCATATATCCTGCTGTAGACCCGTTAGATTCCACATCGAGAATTCTTGACCCACGAGTTATTGGAGAGGAACATTATCAGATAGCCAGGGAAGTTCAAAATGTCCTTCAGAGATATAAAGACCTTCAGGATATCATAGCCATTTTGGGAATGGATGAACTATCAGAGGAAGACAAGGTTATTGTTGCTAGGGCAAGAAAGATTCAGAGATTTCTTTCTCAGCCATTTTTTGTGGCCGAAACCTTTACAGGAACCCCTGGAAGATATGTTCCATTAAAAGAGACCGTAGCTGGATTTAAAGAGTTAATATCTGGTAATTTAGACCATATTCCAGAGCAGGCTTTTTATATGGTTGGAAATCTTGATGAAGTCCTCAAAAAGTCAGAGGAGCTTAAGGGCGAAAAGGTGTAG
- the atpG gene encoding ATP synthase F1 subunit gamma, whose amino-acid sequence MATLRTIRRRIGSIRNTQQITKAMKMVAAAKLKGAQDSLLSARPYSSKIQEVVENLVARTDLSPHPLLEKREIKRVVLIVVSSDRGLCGAFNANIFREAMSFLKEKEFEKSLMLIGKKAQEFFKRRDFKIKKEYKDLFTDFSYIKASEISQDIMEDYVTRDIDGVYIIYNYFKSVLFQKTIVNTLLPFECKNKQEGAADIDYIYEPSELEILKDLLPRYIKTQIFRVLLESIASEHSARMTAMDAATENAAELTESLTLTYNKARQAAITKEIIEVVSGADAMKG is encoded by the coding sequence ATGGCTACGTTAAGAACAATAAGGCGGAGAATAGGAAGCATAAGAAATACCCAGCAGATAACAAAAGCTATGAAGATGGTAGCTGCTGCAAAGCTTAAGGGCGCTCAAGATAGCTTGCTATCGGCTAGGCCTTATTCTAGTAAGATTCAAGAAGTTGTAGAGAACCTTGTTGCGAGAACTGACCTGAGCCCCCACCCTTTGTTAGAAAAAAGAGAGATAAAAAGGGTGGTTTTGATAGTCGTTTCTTCTGACAGGGGGCTCTGCGGCGCTTTTAATGCAAATATCTTCAGAGAAGCAATGAGCTTTTTGAAAGAAAAGGAATTTGAAAAGTCATTGATGTTGATTGGAAAAAAGGCTCAGGAGTTTTTTAAAAGAAGGGATTTTAAAATCAAAAAAGAATATAAGGATTTATTTACAGACTTTTCATATATAAAGGCATCAGAGATAAGCCAGGATATCATGGAAGATTATGTAACGAGAGACATTGATGGTGTCTATATAATTTATAATTATTTTAAGTCTGTCTTATTTCAGAAAACCATCGTAAACACTTTATTGCCTTTTGAATGCAAGAACAAACAGGAGGGAGCAGCAGATATTGATTATATTTATGAACCTTCAGAGCTAGAAATCTTAAAAGACCTTCTGCCAAGATATATAAAAACACAGATTTTTAGGGTCCTTTTAGAATCAATAGCCAGCGAGCACAGCGCAAGGATGACGGCGATGGATGCAGCAACAGAGAATGCCGCCGAGTTAACAGAAAGCTTAACCCTTACATACAACAAAGCAAGGCAGGCTGCAATAACGAAAGAAATTATAGAAGTTGTAAGTGGCGCCGATGCTATGAAAGGTTAA